From Herbiconiux flava, one genomic window encodes:
- a CDS encoding carbohydrate ABC transporter permease: protein MAITASRGTRAAKSTRVKGQGAINSHSPAHRGDGRLAWVLIAPALVGFLVFFLYPTLRGIYLSFTDFKVLTPPTFTGFDNFVRLFGDQVFWSSLGVTVYFVLLSVVFGMTISLVTAVVLHRLTSNTVVRGIIILPFLISGVVAATTWSWMLDSQLGVVNMLIEQLTGEPIMFLGSRAWAIPSIAMISVWKSMGYNAIIIFAGLQTIPPTIYEAGRIDGANEVQMFRRLTLPLLRPILAMVLVLTVIGSFQVFDIVAVTTKGGPANASNVLQMYIYDKAFGQFDFGYGATMSLALFAMLIIITFLQMRLMRASESDTN, encoded by the coding sequence ATGGCGATTACAGCGTCTCGCGGCACCCGCGCCGCGAAGAGCACCCGTGTCAAGGGCCAGGGGGCGATCAACTCGCACTCCCCGGCGCACCGGGGCGACGGGCGACTGGCCTGGGTGCTGATCGCCCCGGCGCTCGTCGGGTTCCTGGTGTTCTTCCTCTACCCGACGCTCCGCGGCATCTACCTCAGCTTCACCGATTTCAAGGTGCTCACGCCGCCGACCTTCACGGGCTTCGACAACTTCGTGCGGCTGTTCGGCGACCAGGTGTTCTGGTCGTCGCTCGGCGTCACGGTCTACTTCGTGCTGCTCAGCGTGGTGTTCGGCATGACGATCTCGCTGGTCACCGCCGTGGTGCTGCATCGGCTCACCTCGAACACCGTCGTGCGCGGCATCATCATCCTGCCGTTCCTGATCTCGGGCGTCGTCGCCGCGACCACCTGGTCGTGGATGCTCGACTCCCAGCTCGGCGTCGTGAACATGCTGATCGAGCAGCTCACCGGGGAGCCGATCATGTTCCTCGGATCGCGGGCCTGGGCCATCCCCTCGATCGCCATGATCAGCGTCTGGAAGTCGATGGGCTACAACGCGATCATCATCTTCGCCGGGCTGCAGACCATCCCGCCCACCATCTACGAGGCCGGCCGCATCGACGGCGCCAACGAGGTGCAGATGTTCCGCCGCCTGACGCTCCCGCTGCTCCGCCCCATCCTCGCGATGGTGCTCGTGCTCACCGTCATCGGCTCGTTCCAGGTGTTCGACATCGTCGCGGTCACCACCAAGGGCGGGCCCGCCAACGCCTCGAACGTGCTGCAGATGTACATCTACGACAAGGCCTTCGGCCAGTTCGACTTCGGCTACGGCGCCACGATGTCGCTCGCGCTCTTCGCGATGCTCATCATCATCACCTTCCTGCAGATGCGGCTCATGCGGGCGAGCGAATCGGACACCAACTGA
- a CDS encoding ROK family protein gives MIATGTGEDARLRLRTPASVDIFTRILTHGPIGRIDVGRQTGLSQAAVTKTVAPLLLDGIVAVDRPLAGAAPAGAAPGRPVHPLRVVPSARLVLGVKVNPDEVIGVATGMTADILHVLRRPLGSTSPAAVIEAVAGVAEELGVLLGERAARLIGVGVAVSGDVDAATGIVRDSPLLGWRGVPLAHPLATRLGVPVRVDNDVRALTIAEHWFGVGRDSGSFAVVTIGSGIGCGLYLNDDVVSGAHGVAGELGHLPLASLDAICVCGRRGCVEAVASSGAVLRAVRAATDAPLLTLAEAAGLAREGVPGAMAAFDRAGTAIGAALAIVANLTGPDTVLVAGEGMQEFELYERTIRRTFAAHAFGAAADCLLVTRAHTFEDWARGAAASVIRAAVRQEF, from the coding sequence GTGATCGCCACCGGCACGGGTGAGGATGCGCGGCTGAGGCTGAGGACGCCGGCCTCGGTCGACATCTTCACGCGCATCCTCACCCACGGTCCGATCGGCCGGATCGACGTCGGCCGGCAGACCGGCCTCTCACAGGCGGCCGTGACCAAGACGGTGGCGCCCCTGCTCCTGGACGGCATCGTCGCCGTCGACCGCCCCCTGGCCGGCGCCGCTCCGGCCGGGGCGGCGCCGGGCCGGCCGGTGCACCCCCTGCGGGTGGTGCCCTCGGCCCGGCTCGTGCTCGGCGTCAAGGTCAACCCCGACGAGGTGATCGGGGTCGCCACGGGGATGACCGCCGACATCCTGCACGTGCTGCGGCGCCCGCTCGGGTCCACCTCGCCCGCCGCCGTCATCGAGGCGGTCGCCGGGGTCGCCGAGGAGCTGGGCGTGCTGCTCGGCGAGCGGGCCGCCCGGCTGATCGGGGTCGGCGTGGCCGTGTCGGGCGACGTCGACGCCGCGACCGGGATCGTGCGGGACTCACCGCTTCTCGGCTGGCGGGGCGTGCCGCTCGCGCATCCGCTCGCCACCCGGCTCGGCGTGCCGGTGCGGGTCGACAACGACGTGCGGGCGCTCACCATCGCCGAGCACTGGTTCGGCGTCGGCCGCGACTCCGGCTCGTTCGCGGTCGTGACGATCGGCTCGGGCATCGGCTGCGGGCTCTACCTGAACGACGACGTGGTGTCGGGGGCGCACGGCGTGGCCGGCGAGCTCGGGCACCTGCCGCTGGCGTCGCTCGACGCGATCTGCGTCTGCGGGCGGCGGGGCTGCGTCGAGGCGGTGGCCTCCTCGGGCGCGGTCCTGCGCGCGGTGCGGGCGGCGACGGATGCTCCGCTGCTGACCCTCGCCGAGGCCGCCGGCCTGGCGCGGGAGGGTGTGCCCGGCGCCATGGCCGCCTTCGACCGCGCGGGCACGGCCATCGGCGCCGCCCTCGCCATCGTGGCGAACCTCACCGGACCGGACACGGTGCTCGTGGCGGGCGAGGGAATGCAGGAGTTCGAGCTCTACGAGCGCACCATCCGCAGGACCTTCGCGGCGCACGCCTTCGGCGCGGCGGCGGACTGCCTGCTGGTGACGCGGGCGCACACCTTCGAGGACTGGGCCCGCGGCGCGGCGGCCTCCGTCATCCGTGCGGCGGTCCGCCAGGAGTTCTGA
- a CDS encoding TetR/AcrR family transcriptional regulator: MGGLGCPDRILAAARELVGRGEDLGLNAVARRAEVGVGTVYRHFATVEELEEVVTWDRFDELERILSDTGPDRFERSLSEHVSLLVADPLFERVTARSDAALPQTAAKRAALIDRLTAVLEEAQAAGTVRRGVDATSVLLLACGVAHSIRSARLAPDGDAARALLGTILRGLRAEARPAERG; the protein is encoded by the coding sequence GTGGGCGGGCTGGGATGTCCAGATCGCATCCTCGCGGCAGCACGGGAACTGGTCGGTCGAGGCGAGGATCTCGGGCTGAACGCGGTCGCCCGCCGGGCCGAGGTGGGCGTGGGCACGGTGTACCGGCACTTCGCCACCGTCGAGGAGCTCGAGGAGGTCGTGACGTGGGATCGCTTCGACGAGCTCGAGCGAATCCTGAGCGACACGGGGCCCGATCGCTTCGAACGGTCGCTCTCGGAGCACGTCTCGCTGCTCGTCGCCGATCCGCTGTTCGAGCGGGTCACCGCCCGCTCCGACGCCGCCCTCCCCCAGACGGCCGCGAAGCGCGCCGCGCTCATCGATCGCCTCACGGCGGTGCTCGAAGAGGCCCAGGCCGCCGGAACGGTCAGACGGGGCGTCGACGCGACCTCGGTTCTGCTCCTCGCCTGCGGCGTGGCCCACTCGATCCGGAGCGCGCGACTCGCGCCCGACGGCGATGCGGCCCGGGCGCTTCTCGGGACGATCCTCCGCGGCCTGCGAGCGGAGGCCCGGCCGGCCGAGCGCGGGTGA
- a CDS encoding glycosyl hydrolase family 95 catalytic domain-containing protein translates to MTDDLALVERPRADALRLGFTAPAAEWVEATPVGNGRTGAMVFGGRSGTRLQLNDSSVWSGTPTAGSRALDELVAGGAGPERLAEVRAAIDRGDYREAERLLYSFEGPWSQEFLPLGELVVTELPDARSAVPGDAEVAGSYARELDLDDAIVRERAGVDGSRTTRTVWASAPAGCVLVHLSYDVPTDVELAVSTPLRLERASAGAGAASGAEAAAGVGEGAGDRSGAASVALGVRLPVDGAPLHEEQVAEPLVYRDERDAGAAEYDPYAAIAVAVHSDGVATAAGTGIRLTGVRRALVAIATDSTGRRWWQGDGSDLTAAARPALIADTLRLAERAAATAPAELLAAHLDDVRPLLGASTLRIGARRAGLFDVARDVLHSDDDALTATVLTQFGRYLLVAASRPGSPPANLQGIWNDRLRPPWSSNYTININTEMNYWAAESSGLGVCHGPLLDLIDRLSVTGAETARRLYGTRGWVAHHNTDPWGYSLPVGAGHGNPSWAIWMMGGLWLTDHLWQHWRYSLDERFLRERAWPVLVGAAEFALDWLVDDVPAEGAVGSVGGSGSGPGLRTIPSTSPENLFRGPDGRAESLAQSSTMDISLIRALFGRVTEAAGMLGLEHPVLAEIAAALPRLVGFTATADGRLREWGADLVEVDPDHRHMSQMIAVHPLGLIDPVSTPELAKAAVATLDRRGPGAMGWSWAWKIALRARLGDGETARELLREASAPFERDHRRLAPVDGSEWGGLLPNLFSTHPPVQLDGNFGFAAAVRELVLGTAEGAVRLLPALPGAWADGELLGARLPGALAVDLRWAGGQPVEVVVRRLAEASPRAVEVELRGRRMRVPLDADETVLDLSELVPAGAGLR, encoded by the coding sequence ATGACCGACGACCTCGCGCTCGTCGAGCGCCCCCGTGCCGACGCGCTGCGCCTGGGCTTCACCGCACCTGCCGCCGAGTGGGTCGAGGCCACCCCGGTCGGCAACGGCCGCACCGGCGCCATGGTCTTCGGCGGGCGCTCGGGCACCCGGCTGCAGCTGAACGACTCGTCGGTCTGGTCGGGCACGCCGACGGCCGGGTCGCGCGCCCTCGACGAGCTGGTGGCGGGCGGTGCCGGCCCCGAGCGGCTGGCGGAGGTGCGGGCCGCGATCGACCGCGGCGACTACCGCGAGGCCGAGCGCCTGCTGTACTCGTTCGAGGGCCCGTGGAGCCAGGAGTTCCTGCCCCTCGGCGAGCTGGTCGTGACCGAGCTGCCGGATGCGCGATCCGCTGTTCCGGGCGACGCCGAGGTCGCGGGGTCCTACGCCCGCGAGCTCGACCTCGACGACGCGATCGTGCGCGAGAGGGCCGGCGTCGACGGATCGCGCACCACCCGCACCGTATGGGCGTCCGCCCCGGCCGGCTGCGTGCTGGTGCACCTCAGCTACGACGTGCCGACGGACGTCGAGCTCGCGGTCTCGACCCCGCTGCGGTTGGAGCGGGCGAGCGCGGGTGCGGGGGCGGCTTCGGGTGCGGAGGCGGCTGCGGGTGTGGGCGAGGGCGCGGGCGACCGCTCGGGCGCCGCGTCGGTCGCCCTGGGCGTCCGCCTGCCGGTCGACGGCGCCCCGCTGCACGAGGAGCAGGTCGCGGAACCGCTGGTCTACCGCGACGAGCGGGACGCGGGTGCCGCCGAGTACGACCCCTACGCCGCGATCGCGGTGGCCGTGCACAGCGACGGTGTCGCCACGGCGGCCGGCACGGGCATCCGTCTCACCGGCGTGCGCCGGGCCCTCGTGGCGATCGCCACCGACAGCACCGGCCGCCGCTGGTGGCAGGGCGACGGCTCCGACCTGACCGCTGCCGCACGCCCCGCCCTGATCGCCGACACGCTGCGGCTCGCCGAGCGGGCCGCCGCGACCGCCCCGGCCGAACTGCTCGCCGCCCACCTCGACGACGTGCGACCGCTGCTCGGGGCCTCCACGCTGCGCATCGGCGCCCGCCGCGCGGGACTGTTCGACGTCGCCCGCGACGTGCTGCACAGCGACGACGACGCCCTCACGGCCACCGTGCTCACCCAGTTCGGGCGCTACCTGCTGGTCGCCGCCTCCCGTCCGGGCTCGCCGCCGGCGAACCTGCAGGGCATCTGGAACGACCGGCTGCGGCCGCCGTGGTCGTCGAACTACACGATCAACATCAACACCGAGATGAACTACTGGGCCGCCGAGTCGAGCGGGCTCGGCGTCTGCCACGGGCCGCTGCTCGATCTGATCGACCGGCTCTCGGTCACCGGGGCCGAGACCGCCCGCCGGCTCTACGGCACCCGCGGCTGGGTCGCCCACCACAACACCGACCCGTGGGGCTACTCGCTGCCGGTCGGGGCGGGGCACGGCAACCCCTCCTGGGCGATCTGGATGATGGGCGGGCTGTGGCTCACCGATCACCTCTGGCAGCACTGGCGCTACTCGCTCGACGAGCGGTTCCTGCGCGAGCGGGCCTGGCCTGTGCTCGTGGGGGCCGCCGAGTTCGCGCTCGACTGGCTGGTGGACGACGTTCCCGCTGAAGGCGCCGTCGGCTCCGTCGGCGGCTCCGGCAGCGGGCCCGGTCTCCGCACGATCCCGTCGACCTCGCCCGAGAACCTCTTCCGCGGGCCCGACGGCCGTGCCGAGTCGCTCGCGCAGTCCTCCACCATGGACATCTCACTGATCCGGGCGCTGTTCGGGCGGGTGACGGAGGCGGCCGGGATGCTCGGGCTCGAGCATCCGGTGCTCGCCGAGATCGCGGCGGCGCTGCCCCGGCTCGTGGGGTTCACGGCCACCGCCGACGGCCGGCTGCGCGAGTGGGGCGCCGACCTCGTGGAGGTCGACCCCGACCACCGGCACATGTCGCAGATGATCGCGGTCCACCCGCTCGGCCTGATCGACCCCGTTTCCACGCCTGAGCTCGCGAAGGCCGCCGTGGCGACCCTCGACCGGCGCGGCCCCGGCGCGATGGGCTGGTCGTGGGCCTGGAAGATCGCCCTGCGCGCCCGCCTCGGCGACGGCGAGACGGCCCGCGAGCTGCTGCGCGAGGCCAGCGCCCCGTTCGAGCGCGACCACCGTCGGCTCGCACCCGTCGACGGCTCGGAGTGGGGCGGACTGCTGCCGAACCTGTTCTCGACGCATCCGCCCGTGCAGCTCGACGGCAACTTCGGCTTCGCGGCCGCCGTGCGCGAGCTGGTGCTCGGCACGGCCGAGGGGGCCGTGCGGCTGCTGCCCGCCCTGCCCGGGGCGTGGGCCGACGGCGAGCTGCTCGGCGCGCGACTGCCCGGCGCCCTGGCGGTCGACCTCCGCTGGGCCGGGGGTCAGCCGGTCGAGGTGGTCGTGCGGCGGCTGGCCGAGGCCTCGCCGCGCGCCGTCGAGGTCGAGCTGCGGGGCCGGCGGATGCGCGTGCCGCTCGACGCCGACGAGACCGTTCTCGACCTGTCCGAGCTCGTTCCGGCCGGGGCGGGGCTGCGCTGA
- a CDS encoding 2'-5' RNA ligase family protein — MSVETVFGAAVEAAVRAEWEALAAAGMSSLAGHTSASNAPHLTLAVRPAEGGFGPFALPAEVAAVLPLPVVLGAPMLFGAGERRVLVRSVLPSVGLLGLHRAVHAHLAASAGGGQDAPHTRPGEWTPHVTLARRIRLEHVPAAVALIGGDIAGEIVGLRHWNAETATVTALE, encoded by the coding sequence GTGAGCGTTGAGACGGTGTTCGGCGCGGCCGTGGAGGCCGCGGTGCGGGCCGAGTGGGAGGCGCTCGCCGCCGCCGGGATGTCGAGTCTCGCGGGGCACACCTCCGCGAGCAACGCACCGCACCTCACGCTGGCCGTACGGCCCGCCGAGGGTGGGTTCGGGCCGTTCGCGCTGCCGGCCGAGGTCGCCGCGGTGCTGCCGCTGCCGGTCGTGCTCGGCGCGCCGATGCTGTTCGGGGCGGGGGAGCGGCGGGTGCTCGTGCGGTCGGTGCTGCCGAGCGTGGGGCTGCTGGGGCTGCACAGGGCCGTGCACGCGCACCTCGCTGCGAGCGCAGGCGGGGGTCAGGATGCTCCGCACACCCGGCCCGGGGAGTGGACGCCGCACGTGACGCTCGCCCGCCGCATCCGCCTCGAACACGTGCCCGCGGCCGTGGCGCTGATCGGCGGGGACATCGCCGGCGAGATCGTCGGCCTGCGGCACTGGAACGCCGAGACCGCGACGGTCACGGCGCTGGAGTGA
- a CDS encoding ABC transporter substrate-binding protein: MRTRRLIPALAVLALAAPLAACSAGGGGGGSAGGTVNWWTWDEKQAVSYKECLAGFEEENPGVTVNISQYGVDDYFTKLTAGFVAGNAPDAFQNSVQFFDAYAKQGQLEPLDDYIAKSDYDLGVFNVGVENWKYTDGKQYALPLDWAASAIYFNEDMVTQAGYTADDIASMTWNPDDGGTFDEIATHLTIDENGVRGDEPGFDKTKVATYGVGNLGTEDYIGQTTWNPFISTTGWKIGDPAAWATQFRYDDPEFIKTMDWVRGLSDRGIAPKLGEFTIGDTEQLGSGKVAMSSGGSWSATTFAQLPGLEVGIAPTVLGPDGTTRSMMSNSNGNELWAGSKNKDNAWKWISYMGSEDCQTKAALQSGSFFPSIPGAMDAVAADQLSKGVDLGVFVDAAKNGWIYPAYPSANGSEMGTTIQPLMEAYFTHERDDDVFPEMAATSKEILAG, translated from the coding sequence ATGAGAACGAGAAGACTGATCCCCGCCCTGGCCGTGCTGGCCCTGGCCGCACCGCTCGCCGCCTGCTCCGCGGGAGGTGGCGGGGGAGGCTCCGCCGGCGGCACCGTGAACTGGTGGACCTGGGACGAGAAGCAGGCCGTGTCGTACAAGGAGTGCCTGGCCGGCTTCGAGGAGGAGAACCCCGGCGTCACCGTGAACATCTCGCAGTACGGCGTCGACGACTACTTCACCAAGCTCACCGCCGGCTTCGTGGCCGGCAACGCGCCCGACGCCTTCCAGAACAGCGTGCAGTTCTTCGACGCCTACGCCAAGCAGGGGCAGCTCGAGCCGCTCGATGACTACATCGCGAAGAGCGACTACGACCTCGGCGTGTTCAACGTCGGCGTCGAGAACTGGAAGTACACCGACGGCAAGCAGTACGCCCTGCCGCTGGACTGGGCCGCGAGCGCCATCTACTTCAACGAGGACATGGTCACCCAGGCCGGCTACACCGCCGACGACATCGCCTCGATGACCTGGAACCCCGACGACGGCGGCACCTTCGACGAGATCGCCACGCACCTGACGATCGACGAGAACGGTGTGCGCGGCGACGAGCCCGGCTTCGACAAGACCAAGGTCGCCACCTACGGCGTCGGCAACCTCGGCACCGAGGACTACATCGGCCAGACCACCTGGAACCCGTTCATCTCGACCACCGGCTGGAAGATCGGCGACCCGGCGGCCTGGGCGACGCAGTTCCGCTACGACGACCCCGAGTTCATCAAGACGATGGACTGGGTGCGCGGCCTCTCCGACCGCGGCATCGCGCCGAAGCTCGGCGAGTTCACGATCGGCGACACCGAGCAGCTCGGCTCGGGCAAGGTGGCCATGTCTTCCGGCGGATCGTGGTCGGCGACCACCTTCGCCCAGCTCCCGGGACTCGAGGTCGGCATCGCGCCGACCGTGCTCGGCCCCGACGGCACCACCCGCTCGATGATGTCGAACTCCAACGGCAACGAGCTCTGGGCCGGGTCGAAGAACAAGGACAACGCCTGGAAGTGGATCTCCTACATGGGCTCCGAGGACTGCCAGACCAAGGCGGCCCTGCAGAGCGGCTCGTTCTTCCCGTCGATCCCCGGCGCCATGGACGCGGTCGCGGCCGACCAGCTGAGCAAGGGCGTCGACCTCGGCGTCTTCGTCGACGCGGCGAAGAACGGCTGGATCTACCCGGCCTACCCCTCCGCCAACGGCTCCGAGATGGGCACGACGATCCAGCCGCTGATGGAGGCGTACTTCACGCACGAGCGCGACGACGACGTCTTCCCCGAGATGGCCGCGACCTCGAAAGAGATCCTGGCCGGGTGA
- a CDS encoding carbohydrate ABC transporter permease has product MTTILKPTPRVTTEVLTTPERPKAPRGRTISRFSAGRAVAWLYIAIVLVVTVFPFYWMLRTAFSNNYSLIRDPGSLLPVDFTWGAFARVLGIASQEQSLAEGGSGASIEILHFLLNSVIYATIQTVAIVFFSTIAAYAFARLRWRGRDLMFSVFLAALMVPGILTLLPNFVLVKDLGLLNTFAGMILPTALFSAFNIFFLRQFMLGLSEEIEEAALIDGAGRIRVLFRITLPMTSGPIITLSILGFITAWNDYFWPLLVTSDDSVRPLTLALAVFKQSSPQASPDWAGLMAATLVAALPMLLLFLVFGKRIVNSIGFTGLK; this is encoded by the coding sequence ATGACAACCATCCTGAAGCCCACCCCCCGCGTGACCACCGAGGTGCTCACCACGCCCGAACGCCCGAAGGCGCCGCGCGGCCGCACGATCTCCCGGTTCTCGGCCGGCCGGGCCGTGGCCTGGCTCTACATCGCGATCGTGCTGGTCGTGACGGTCTTCCCGTTCTACTGGATGCTCCGCACCGCCTTCTCGAACAACTACTCCCTCATCCGCGACCCGGGATCGCTGCTGCCCGTCGACTTCACCTGGGGCGCCTTCGCCCGCGTGCTCGGCATCGCCAGCCAGGAGCAGTCGCTCGCCGAGGGCGGCTCGGGCGCCTCGATCGAGATCCTGCACTTCCTGCTGAACTCGGTGATCTACGCGACCATCCAGACGGTGGCGATCGTGTTCTTCTCCACCATCGCGGCGTACGCCTTCGCACGGCTGCGGTGGCGGGGGCGGGATCTGATGTTCTCGGTCTTCCTCGCGGCACTGATGGTGCCGGGCATCCTGACCCTGCTGCCGAACTTCGTGCTCGTGAAGGACCTGGGCCTGCTGAACACCTTCGCGGGCATGATCCTGCCGACGGCCCTGTTCTCGGCGTTCAACATCTTCTTCCTGCGCCAGTTCATGCTGGGCCTCAGCGAGGAGATCGAGGAGGCGGCGCTGATCGACGGCGCCGGGCGGATCCGGGTGCTGTTCCGGATCACGCTGCCGATGACCTCGGGGCCGATCATCACGCTGTCGATCCTCGGCTTCATCACCGCCTGGAACGACTACTTCTGGCCCCTGCTGGTCACGAGCGACGACTCGGTGCGGCCGCTGACGCTGGCGCTCGCGGTCTTCAAGCAGTCGTCGCCGCAGGCCTCGCCCGACTGGGCCGGGCTGATGGCGGCCACCCTCGTCGCGGCGCTGCCGATGCTGCTGCTCTTCCTCGTCTTCGGCAAGCGCATCGTCAACTCCATCGGATTCACGGGGCTGAAATGA
- a CDS encoding acetylxylan esterase: MLVDAPLEVLREYRSSQVVPEDFDEFWAHTIASARDAGGTVIRTPVDTGLVGVEVVDLTFPGFGGDPVRAWLRLPRMRDRPLPAVVHFTGYGAGRGAPIDDLLFATAGYAHLVMDTRGQGDGGTRDPGFEPIAPSGFLTRGITDPHSYYYRRVFTDAVRAVDAVRGLAEVDADRVAVVGNSQGGGIAIAAGVLSEDVRAVLAQAPFLADLPRAVGATDRYPYREIADLLTRARHLEASVLQTLAYVDTVNLATRARVPAWFSAGLMDDITPPSTVFAVHNAWVAERHIVTWPFNGHDAGGSHDLAGTLRVLAETVGPA; this comes from the coding sequence ATGCTCGTCGACGCTCCGCTCGAGGTGCTGCGGGAGTACCGCAGCAGCCAGGTCGTGCCCGAGGACTTCGACGAGTTCTGGGCCCACACGATCGCCTCCGCCCGGGACGCGGGCGGAACGGTCATCCGCACCCCCGTCGACACCGGCCTCGTGGGGGTCGAGGTGGTCGACCTGACCTTCCCCGGCTTCGGCGGCGACCCGGTGCGGGCGTGGCTCAGACTGCCCCGGATGCGCGACCGCCCGCTGCCCGCCGTCGTGCACTTCACCGGGTACGGCGCCGGGCGCGGCGCCCCGATCGACGACCTCCTGTTCGCGACCGCCGGCTACGCCCACCTCGTGATGGACACCCGCGGACAGGGTGACGGCGGAACCCGCGACCCCGGCTTCGAGCCGATCGCGCCCTCGGGCTTCCTGACCCGCGGCATCACCGATCCGCACTCCTACTACTACCGTCGCGTGTTCACCGACGCGGTGCGGGCGGTCGACGCCGTGCGCGGGCTCGCCGAGGTCGACGCCGACCGGGTCGCCGTGGTGGGAAACAGCCAGGGCGGCGGCATCGCGATCGCGGCGGGCGTGCTCTCGGAGGACGTTCGCGCCGTGCTCGCGCAGGCCCCCTTCCTCGCCGACCTGCCCCGGGCCGTCGGCGCAACCGACCGTTACCCCTACCGCGAGATCGCCGACCTGCTGACCCGGGCCCGCCACCTCGAGGCGTCGGTGCTGCAGACGCTCGCCTATGTCGACACCGTGAACCTCGCCACCCGCGCCCGGGTGCCCGCCTGGTTCTCGGCCGGGCTGATGGACGACATCACCCCGCCCTCCACCGTGTTCGCGGTCCACAACGCGTGGGTCGCCGAACGTCACATCGTCACCTGGCCGTTCAACGGCCACGACGCAGGCGGGTCGCACGATCTCGCGGGTACCCTCCGGGTGCTCGCCGAGACCGTCGGCCCGGCCTGA
- a CDS encoding SDR family NAD(P)-dependent oxidoreductase: MLPRGCDLDIPARPLAFVTGASSGIGAEFARRYAREGFDLMLVARSGAPLHALADELSAEHAIVASVRTADLSDAADVASLVEIITGQLPRLDHLVNSAGTAPEGDLHRMDPDELRRMIDVNITALSMLTRAAVIRMRGAGRGTIINIASGAGYQPLPHFAAYAASKAYVIRLTEALSEEHRNHGLRIFSVAPGDTETPMNPGPAKNKRQAHQVVDTAWRALRSTAPSVVDGRMNSVVAFLSTRVLSRRFGLRTAERMMRPKAVRLPDEVSAG; the protein is encoded by the coding sequence GTGCTGCCGCGAGGATGCGATCTGGACATCCCAGCCCGCCCACTCGCCTTCGTCACCGGAGCCAGCTCCGGGATCGGTGCCGAGTTCGCTCGCCGCTACGCCCGCGAGGGCTTCGATCTGATGCTGGTCGCTCGCTCGGGGGCACCGCTGCACGCCTTGGCCGATGAACTCTCGGCCGAGCACGCGATCGTCGCGTCCGTGCGGACGGCCGACCTGTCCGACGCGGCGGACGTCGCGAGTCTGGTCGAGATCATCACCGGGCAGCTGCCTCGGCTCGACCACCTCGTCAACAGCGCCGGCACCGCCCCCGAGGGCGATCTGCACCGGATGGATCCCGACGAGCTGCGCCGGATGATCGACGTCAACATCACGGCGCTGTCGATGCTGACCCGGGCCGCCGTCATCCGGATGCGAGGCGCCGGCCGCGGCACGATCATCAACATCGCCAGCGGGGCCGGCTACCAGCCCCTCCCGCACTTCGCGGCGTACGCCGCCTCCAAGGCCTACGTGATCCGCCTCACCGAGGCGCTGTCGGAGGAGCATCGGAACCACGGCCTGCGCATCTTCTCCGTCGCCCCGGGCGACACCGAGACGCCGATGAACCCGGGGCCGGCGAAGAACAAGCGCCAAGCGCACCAGGTGGTCGACACCGCGTGGCGAGCCCTGCGCTCCACGGCGCCCTCCGTGGTCGACGGGCGCATGAACAGCGTCGTCGCCTTCCTGTCGACCCGAGTGCTCAGCAGGCGGTTCGGCCTTCGCACCGCCGAGAGGATGATGCGTCCGAAGGCCGTGCGGCTGCCCGATGAGGTGTCAGCGGGCTGA